A part of Streptomyces sp. NBC_01210 genomic DNA contains:
- a CDS encoding serine hydrolase — protein MTHHRISRRARAAAAVLAAGTLVPLAAATTPAAAATPTVACTSKKAGLADKLSQDITAALKGRKSTTAVLVNDRVSKTSCVLRPDQKFDSASVVKATVLAALLQDVQIQKRGFTQREFTLANDMITKSDNAATTALWKQLGLTKIKRFLTAAGMTQTVPGADGYWGLTQITARDEQKLLATLTVPNTVLTDASRSYELKLMRNVIASQRWGTPAGAPSTVTVQLKNGWLSRATHGWRVHSIGAFTGNGHDYTITVLTQDNATMNDGVNTIQAVARAIHLDLNPTANARTAVTPPAVPREAFPAVPERGPAS, from the coding sequence ATGACTCACCACCGAATATCCCGCCGCGCGCGGGCCGCTGCGGCGGTCCTGGCCGCGGGAACGCTCGTGCCGCTGGCCGCGGCCACGACGCCCGCGGCCGCCGCCACGCCGACGGTCGCCTGTACCTCCAAGAAGGCCGGCCTCGCCGACAAGCTCAGTCAGGACATCACCGCGGCGCTCAAGGGCCGGAAGTCGACGACCGCCGTGCTCGTCAACGACCGGGTCAGCAAGACCAGCTGCGTACTGCGGCCGGACCAGAAGTTCGACTCGGCCAGTGTCGTGAAGGCGACCGTGCTCGCGGCACTGCTCCAGGACGTGCAGATACAGAAGCGCGGATTCACCCAACGTGAGTTCACGCTGGCCAACGACATGATCACCAAGTCGGACAACGCAGCCACCACCGCCTTGTGGAAGCAGCTGGGCCTGACGAAGATCAAGAGGTTTCTCACGGCGGCCGGTATGACGCAGACCGTTCCCGGCGCCGACGGCTACTGGGGGCTCACCCAGATCACCGCCCGTGACGAGCAGAAGCTGCTGGCCACGCTGACCGTGCCGAACACCGTGCTCACCGATGCCTCGCGGTCGTACGAGCTCAAGCTGATGCGCAATGTGATCGCCTCGCAGCGCTGGGGCACTCCTGCCGGAGCCCCGTCCACGGTCACCGTCCAGCTCAAGAACGGCTGGCTGTCGCGGGCCACCCATGGCTGGCGCGTACACAGCATCGGCGCCTTCACCGGCAACGGCCACGACTACACGATCACCGTCCTGACGCAGGACAACGCGACCATGAACGACGGAGTGAACACCATCCAGGCCGTCGCCCGCGCGATCCACCTGGACCTCAACCCGACCGCGAACGCGCGCACGGCAGTCACGCCGCCCGCCGTCCCGCGCGAGGCGTTCCCGGCCGTGCCCGAGAGGGGCCCCGCGTCCTAG